From the Pseudarthrobacter sp. MM222 genome, one window contains:
- a CDS encoding MarR family winged helix-turn-helix transcriptional regulator, producing the protein MYSASRAATAVYRPLLEELGLTYPQYLVMLVLWEEQPRSVRELGEELGLDSGTLSPLLKRLEALGLVERRRSAEDERRVEVLLTGAGAALSGKAAGIPQQLADAAGLTPAELDQLRDTLGRLTAALHSAR; encoded by the coding sequence ATGTACTCCGCGTCGCGGGCAGCCACCGCGGTGTATCGGCCTCTGCTCGAGGAGCTCGGGCTGACGTACCCGCAGTACCTCGTGATGCTGGTGCTCTGGGAGGAGCAGCCGCGCAGCGTCCGGGAACTGGGGGAGGAGCTTGGGCTCGACTCGGGCACCCTCTCGCCCCTGCTCAAGCGGCTCGAGGCCCTGGGCCTCGTGGAACGGCGCCGGTCCGCGGAGGACGAGCGCCGCGTGGAGGTCCTCCTGACCGGCGCCGGCGCCGCCCTGAGCGGCAAAGCCGCCGGGATACCGCAACAGCTCGCGGACGCCGCCGGGCTCACGCCCGCAGAACTTGACCAGCTCCGGGACACCCTCGGCCGGCTCACCGCCGCGTTGCACTCCGCCCGCTGA
- a CDS encoding ABC transporter ATP-binding protein: MKLELKGITKRFGSLVANDHIDVVVEPGQIHCLLGENGAGKSTLMNVLYGLYEPTEGEILIDGKPVTFRGPGDAMAAGIGMVHQHFMLVPVFTVAENVALGAEATKAGGFLNLDDTRRKIKEISDRYGFDVDPDALIEDLPVGVQQRVEIIKALVRDAKVLILDEPTAVLTPQDTDELLDIMRQLKSHGTSIVFISHKLREVKAVSDTITVIRRGKVVGSADPGASTTELASMMVGRAVSLTLDKAPAKPQEKTFQVQDLTVIAPSGQHVVDGISFDIARGEILAIAGVQGNGQTELTEAILGLQDRVQGSILLDGEELVGRNVKDVLNSGVGFVPEDRSVDGLIGTFSIAENLILDRYDQAPFAKGISMSPAKVLENAKTRIDEFDVRTPSGSLAAGTLSGGNQQKVVMARELSRPLRLFIASQPTRGVDVGSIEFLHKRIVAERDHGTPVMIVSTELDEVIELADRIAVLYKGKLVGIVPAGTGRDVLGLMMAGLSPADAQADTATKHHAGSRATSPAHAAQPVQETHSGAVGEHHD, translated from the coding sequence TTGAAACTTGAACTCAAGGGGATCACCAAACGCTTCGGCTCCCTGGTAGCCAACGACCACATCGATGTGGTCGTTGAACCCGGGCAGATTCACTGTCTGCTCGGCGAGAACGGCGCTGGCAAGTCCACGCTGATGAATGTGTTGTACGGGCTGTACGAGCCCACCGAGGGCGAAATCCTCATCGACGGCAAACCCGTCACCTTCCGCGGCCCCGGGGACGCCATGGCAGCCGGCATCGGCATGGTGCACCAGCACTTCATGCTGGTTCCCGTCTTCACGGTCGCCGAAAACGTCGCCCTTGGAGCGGAAGCCACCAAGGCCGGCGGCTTCCTGAACCTTGACGACACCCGCCGGAAGATCAAGGAGATCTCCGACCGGTACGGCTTCGACGTGGACCCCGACGCGCTGATCGAGGACCTTCCGGTGGGCGTGCAGCAGCGAGTCGAAATCATCAAGGCCCTCGTCCGCGACGCCAAGGTGCTGATCCTCGACGAGCCGACCGCCGTGCTCACCCCGCAGGACACTGATGAGCTGCTGGATATCATGCGCCAGCTGAAGAGCCACGGCACCTCGATCGTCTTCATTTCGCACAAGCTCCGCGAGGTCAAGGCCGTTTCGGACACCATCACGGTGATCCGCCGCGGCAAGGTGGTCGGCAGCGCCGATCCCGGCGCCTCGACAACCGAGCTCGCCTCCATGATGGTGGGCCGGGCCGTCAGCCTGACGCTGGACAAGGCCCCGGCCAAGCCGCAGGAAAAGACCTTCCAGGTCCAGGACCTGACGGTCATTGCGCCCAGCGGCCAGCACGTGGTGGACGGCATCAGCTTCGACATCGCCCGTGGTGAGATCCTCGCCATCGCCGGTGTCCAGGGCAACGGCCAGACCGAACTGACCGAGGCCATCCTGGGCCTGCAGGACCGGGTCCAGGGCTCCATCCTGCTCGACGGTGAAGAACTTGTGGGCCGCAACGTCAAGGACGTGCTCAACTCCGGCGTCGGCTTCGTGCCGGAGGACCGCTCCGTTGACGGCTTGATCGGCACCTTCTCGATTGCCGAAAACCTGATCCTGGACCGCTACGACCAGGCACCGTTCGCCAAGGGCATCAGCATGAGCCCGGCCAAGGTCCTGGAGAACGCGAAAACCCGGATCGACGAGTTCGACGTGCGCACCCCCTCCGGTTCGCTCGCCGCGGGCACCCTGTCCGGCGGCAACCAGCAGAAAGTCGTGATGGCGCGGGAACTGTCCCGTCCGCTGCGGCTCTTCATCGCCTCGCAGCCCACCCGCGGCGTGGACGTCGGATCGATCGAGTTCCTGCACAAACGCATCGTGGCGGAGCGGGACCACGGCACCCCCGTGATGATCGTCTCCACCGAACTGGACGAGGTGATTGAGCTCGCCGACCGGATCGCAGTGCTCTACAAGGGCAAGCTCGTCGGGATTGTCCCCGCCGGCACCGGACGCGATGTCCTCGGACTGATGATGGCCGGACTGTCCCCGGCCGACGCCCAGGCGGACACCGCCACCAAGCACCACGCCGGCAGCCGGGCCACGAGCCCGGCGCATGCCGCACAGCCTGTGCAGGAGACCCACTCCGGCGCCGTAGGAGAACACCATGACTGA
- a CDS encoding BMP family lipoprotein, producing MKNSLRATLKRGSLSGVATAGAAALLLTGCGAAPEAGSSATQTASNFTGCIVSDSGGFDDQSFNQSSYEGLKKAEKDLGIKVNQVESKTNNDFEPNLRAMVTAGCNLTVTVGFLLGDATKAQATANPNSHFAIIDFGYETPISNVKPIIYDTAQAAFLAGYLAAGTTKTGTVATFGGIKIPTVTIFMDGYADGVKYYNEQKGKNVKVLGWDKAKQDGSFTGDFEKQDKGKQFTQNFLDQGADIVMPVAGPVGKGAGAALKEAKAAGKDVKLIWVDSDGFLTAPDYKDIMLSSVMKQMGEAVETVVKEDKDGKFTNTPYVGTLANDGVQLAPFHDLDSAVPAELKTELDQIKKDIADGKLKVESAASPKV from the coding sequence TTGAAGAACTCTCTGCGTGCCACCCTCAAGCGCGGTTCTCTGTCCGGTGTCGCCACCGCGGGCGCGGCTGCACTCCTGTTGACCGGCTGCGGGGCAGCCCCCGAAGCCGGCAGCAGCGCCACCCAGACGGCCAGCAACTTCACCGGCTGCATCGTCTCCGACTCGGGTGGATTCGACGACCAGTCATTCAACCAGTCCTCCTACGAAGGCCTGAAGAAGGCGGAGAAGGACCTGGGCATCAAGGTGAACCAGGTTGAGTCCAAGACCAACAACGATTTCGAGCCCAACCTGCGGGCCATGGTGACGGCCGGCTGCAACCTGACCGTCACGGTCGGCTTCCTGCTCGGCGACGCCACGAAGGCGCAGGCCACGGCGAACCCGAACAGCCACTTCGCCATCATCGACTTCGGCTACGAGACCCCGATCAGCAACGTCAAGCCGATCATCTACGACACGGCGCAGGCGGCCTTCCTGGCGGGTTACCTCGCGGCCGGCACCACCAAGACCGGAACGGTGGCCACCTTCGGTGGCATCAAGATCCCCACCGTCACCATCTTCATGGACGGCTACGCCGACGGCGTGAAGTACTACAACGAACAGAAGGGCAAGAACGTCAAGGTCCTTGGCTGGGACAAGGCCAAGCAGGACGGCTCCTTCACCGGTGACTTCGAAAAGCAGGACAAGGGCAAGCAGTTCACCCAGAACTTCCTGGACCAGGGTGCGGACATCGTGATGCCCGTCGCCGGTCCGGTCGGTAAGGGTGCGGGCGCGGCCCTGAAGGAAGCCAAGGCTGCAGGCAAGGACGTCAAGCTCATCTGGGTCGACTCCGACGGCTTCCTCACGGCGCCGGACTACAAGGACATCATGCTCTCCTCCGTCATGAAGCAGATGGGCGAGGCCGTTGAGACCGTTGTGAAGGAAGACAAGGACGGCAAGTTCACGAACACGCCGTACGTCGGCACCCTCGCGAACGACGGCGTGCAGCTGGCTCCGTTCCACGACCTGGATTCCGCGGTTCCGGCCGAGCTGAAGACCGAGCTGGACCAGATCAAGAAGGACATCGCCGACGGCAAGCTGAAGGTTGAATCCGCAGCCAGCCCGAAGGTCTAA
- a CDS encoding mannose-1-phosphate guanylyltransferase has protein sequence MTTDKVTSQDSPNDSALGRFIAVIPAGGVGTRLWPLSRAAAPKFLHDLTGSGSTLLRSTYDRLEPLAGKHMLVVTGKAHRDAVCRQLPEIDDADLVLESEPKDSGAAIGLAAAILHERDPDTIMGSFAADQVISPDGLFHDAVREAIHAAAAGKIVTIGIMPTHPSTGFGYIRAGKNLGVAGAPSAQAVVEFVEKPSEEVAQEYVDSGEYVWNAGMFVAPVSLMLKHLEANQPELFAGLQEIAQAWDTPQRDEVQARVWPTLPKIAIDYAVAEPAAAAGDVAVVPGTFRWDDVGDFASVGRLNSAKEVKDVTVIGEGARVFTEDASGVVVSDTKRVIALIGIKDVVVVDTPDALLVMHKEHSQRVKQAVDALKASGDTDVL, from the coding sequence ATGACTACAGACAAAGTGACAAGCCAGGACTCACCCAACGACTCGGCCCTGGGCCGGTTTATTGCCGTGATTCCGGCAGGCGGGGTGGGGACCCGCCTCTGGCCCCTGTCGCGGGCAGCAGCCCCGAAGTTTCTGCACGACCTCACGGGGTCGGGCAGCACCTTGCTGAGATCCACGTACGACCGGCTGGAGCCGCTGGCCGGCAAGCACATGCTCGTGGTGACCGGAAAGGCCCACCGTGACGCCGTCTGCCGCCAGTTGCCGGAGATTGACGACGCGGACCTGGTGCTGGAGAGCGAGCCCAAGGACTCCGGCGCCGCCATCGGCCTCGCCGCGGCCATCCTGCACGAGCGCGACCCGGACACCATCATGGGCTCCTTCGCCGCGGACCAGGTGATCAGTCCGGACGGGCTGTTCCATGATGCCGTCAGGGAGGCCATCCACGCCGCCGCGGCCGGCAAGATTGTCACGATCGGCATTATGCCCACGCACCCCTCCACCGGGTTCGGCTACATCCGGGCCGGGAAGAACCTTGGCGTGGCCGGGGCCCCCAGCGCGCAGGCCGTCGTCGAATTCGTGGAGAAGCCCAGCGAAGAGGTCGCCCAGGAGTATGTCGACAGTGGCGAATACGTCTGGAATGCCGGGATGTTCGTGGCTCCGGTCTCGCTGATGCTCAAGCACCTCGAAGCCAACCAGCCCGAACTCTTCGCCGGCTTGCAGGAAATCGCCCAGGCCTGGGACACCCCGCAGCGCGATGAGGTCCAGGCCCGTGTCTGGCCCACCCTGCCCAAGATCGCCATCGACTACGCCGTGGCCGAACCGGCCGCCGCCGCCGGCGACGTCGCCGTCGTTCCGGGTACGTTCCGGTGGGACGACGTCGGGGACTTCGCCTCGGTGGGCCGGCTCAACAGCGCCAAGGAAGTCAAGGACGTCACCGTGATTGGTGAGGGCGCCCGCGTCTTCACGGAGGACGCGAGCGGCGTGGTGGTCTCCGATACCAAGCGCGTGATCGCGCTGATCGGGATCAAGGACGTTGTGGTGGTCGATACCCCGGACGCTTTGCTCGTGATGCACAAGGAGCACTCGCAGCGCGTCAAGCAGGCTGTCGACGCCCTCAAGGCCAGCGGCGACACCGACGTCCTGTAG
- a CDS encoding NADP-dependent oxidoreductase: MSTPSAPATQRPAGALPTTTREIQLASRPHGRPVPENFRLAEAPLPALQDGQVLVRNLYISVDPYMRGRMNDVKSYSAPFALDAALDGGAVGEVIASRAEGRAVGDAVVHQLGWREYAVVDATATTPARTDLAPASAFLGALGMTGLTAYAGLLKVAEFEPGDAVFVSGAAGAVGSLVGQIAKARGASRVIGSAGSPEKVARLLELGFDAAFNYHDGPVRELLQEAAGTNGIDVYFDNVGGDHLEAALSVLNVGGRVALCGAISQYNATAAPAGPRNLAVAIGKQLTLRGFLVGGQRQHSAEFAQQMAAWLADGTVRYDETVVDGLENAPQAFIDLLDGANTGKMLVRI; the protein is encoded by the coding sequence ATGAGCACCCCGAGCGCACCCGCGACGCAACGCCCCGCCGGCGCACTCCCCACCACCACGCGTGAGATCCAGCTGGCGTCCCGGCCGCACGGCCGCCCGGTGCCGGAGAACTTCCGGCTCGCGGAGGCCCCGCTGCCTGCCCTGCAGGACGGCCAGGTGCTGGTCCGCAATCTCTACATCTCCGTCGATCCCTACATGCGGGGCCGGATGAACGACGTCAAGTCCTATTCCGCACCGTTCGCCCTGGATGCGGCGCTCGACGGCGGCGCCGTCGGCGAGGTTATCGCTTCCCGGGCCGAGGGCCGTGCGGTGGGGGACGCGGTCGTGCACCAGCTCGGCTGGCGGGAGTACGCCGTCGTGGATGCCACCGCCACCACGCCGGCCCGCACGGACCTTGCCCCGGCTTCCGCATTCCTCGGGGCGCTCGGCATGACCGGGCTCACGGCGTACGCCGGGCTGTTGAAGGTCGCAGAGTTCGAGCCCGGGGACGCCGTCTTCGTCTCCGGAGCCGCCGGGGCCGTGGGCTCCCTCGTGGGACAGATCGCCAAGGCGAGGGGAGCCTCCCGGGTGATCGGCAGTGCCGGCAGCCCCGAGAAAGTGGCGCGGCTGCTGGAGCTCGGCTTCGACGCCGCCTTCAACTACCACGACGGCCCGGTCCGCGAGCTGCTGCAGGAGGCGGCCGGAACGAACGGGATCGACGTCTACTTCGACAACGTCGGCGGGGATCACCTCGAGGCGGCGCTCTCGGTCCTGAACGTGGGCGGACGGGTGGCCCTGTGCGGCGCCATTTCGCAGTACAACGCCACCGCCGCCCCGGCTGGCCCCCGCAACCTGGCCGTCGCCATCGGCAAACAGCTGACCCTGCGCGGCTTCCTCGTCGGCGGACAGCGGCAGCATTCCGCGGAATTCGCCCAGCAGATGGCGGCTTGGCTGGCCGACGGCACGGTCAGGTACGACGAGACCGTGGTGGACGGGCTGGAAAATGCGCCGCAGGCCTTCATTGACCTGCTCGACGGCGCCAACACCGGCAAGATGCTCGTCCGGATCTAG
- a CDS encoding organic hydroperoxide resistance protein, producing the protein MKTLYTAVALASGEGRDGNARSQDGKLNVTLASPVELGGTGEGTNPEQLFAAGYAACFHSALRLVGRKERADLTDSAVAAKIHFGALADGAGYGLAAELEVALPGMAREAAEALVAKAHQICPYSNATRGNMSVDISILEVAA; encoded by the coding sequence TTGAAGACTCTCTACACTGCAGTTGCCCTCGCCTCCGGTGAAGGCCGCGACGGCAACGCCCGCAGCCAGGACGGCAAACTCAACGTGACCCTGGCCAGCCCGGTCGAACTCGGTGGCACCGGGGAGGGCACGAATCCCGAGCAGCTGTTCGCCGCCGGGTACGCTGCGTGCTTCCACTCGGCCCTGCGCCTGGTCGGGCGCAAGGAACGGGCGGACCTGACGGATTCCGCTGTCGCCGCCAAGATCCACTTCGGCGCCCTCGCCGACGGCGCCGGCTACGGACTGGCCGCCGAGCTGGAGGTCGCGCTGCCCGGCATGGCGCGGGAGGCCGCAGAGGCTCTCGTGGCGAAGGCGCACCAGATCTGCCCGTACTCCAACGCCACCCGCGGCAACATGAGTGTCGACATCAGCATCCTGGAGGTAGCAGCATGA
- a CDS encoding amidohydrolase has protein sequence MRNYTTEAEPTTLVGPWLEPLLPEMIAFRRDLHAHPELSFKEFRTTDKLAKRLEAAGLKPRRLEGTGLTVDVGEGPIATALRGDIDALPIIEETGLEFASKNHGVTHACGHDVHTTTMLGIALVLQRMHEESPLGGTVRIIFQPAEETMPGGAHACIEQGVLDGVPRILALHCDPRINVGKIGTRIGAITSASDTIKIELTGRGGHTSRPHLTEDLVFALAQIAVNVPAVLSRRVDVRSGVSVVWGQISAGSAPNAIPGTGYMAGTMRCLDRDAWHSAGKILDEVVQEIAAPYGVDVHLEHTRGVPPVVNSEHETALIEAAARAEIGEGAVVLTPQSMGGEDFAWFLAETPGAMMRLGTKTPGGEEYDLHRGDYILDERALGLGIQVLTAAALRTIRDL, from the coding sequence GTGCGCAATTACACTACTGAAGCTGAACCCACCACCCTCGTGGGACCGTGGCTGGAGCCGCTCCTGCCGGAGATGATCGCGTTCCGACGTGATCTGCATGCGCACCCGGAACTGTCCTTCAAGGAATTCCGGACCACCGACAAGCTTGCCAAGCGGCTCGAAGCCGCCGGGCTCAAGCCCCGCCGCCTGGAGGGTACCGGCCTGACCGTGGACGTCGGCGAGGGGCCAATCGCCACCGCCCTCCGCGGCGACATCGACGCCCTCCCGATCATCGAGGAGACCGGCCTCGAGTTTGCCTCCAAAAACCACGGCGTGACGCACGCGTGCGGTCACGACGTGCACACCACCACCATGCTCGGCATTGCCCTGGTCCTGCAGCGCATGCATGAGGAGTCCCCGCTCGGGGGCACGGTCCGGATCATCTTCCAGCCCGCCGAAGAGACCATGCCCGGCGGTGCGCACGCCTGCATCGAGCAGGGTGTACTGGACGGCGTCCCCCGCATCCTGGCACTGCACTGCGATCCGCGGATCAACGTCGGCAAGATCGGCACCCGGATCGGCGCCATCACCTCGGCCTCGGACACGATCAAAATCGAACTCACCGGGCGCGGCGGCCACACCTCCCGCCCGCACCTGACCGAAGACCTCGTCTTCGCCCTCGCCCAGATCGCGGTCAACGTCCCGGCCGTGCTGTCCCGCCGCGTGGACGTCCGCAGCGGCGTTTCCGTTGTCTGGGGCCAGATCTCGGCCGGCTCCGCTCCGAACGCCATCCCCGGCACCGGCTACATGGCAGGCACCATGCGCTGCCTGGACCGTGATGCCTGGCACAGTGCCGGAAAGATCCTCGACGAGGTGGTGCAGGAGATCGCGGCGCCCTACGGCGTGGACGTCCACCTCGAACACACCCGCGGGGTGCCGCCGGTGGTGAACTCCGAACACGAGACCGCCCTCATCGAGGCCGCGGCCCGCGCCGAGATCGGCGAGGGCGCCGTCGTCCTGACGCCGCAGTCGATGGGCGGCGAGGACTTCGCCTGGTTCCTCGCGGAAACCCCCGGCGCCATGATGCGGCTGGGCACCAAAACCCCCGGCGGCGAGGAATACGACCTTCACCGCGGCGACTACATCCTGGACGAGCGCGCCCTCGGCCTGGGCATCCAGGTCCTCACCGCCGCGGCGCTGCGCACCATCCGCGACCTATAG